The following are encoded together in the Synchiropus splendidus isolate RoL2022-P1 chromosome 7, RoL_Sspl_1.0, whole genome shotgun sequence genome:
- the zbtb34 gene encoding zinc finger and BTB domain-containing protein 34 has protein sequence MSNWNTVADKLEKYIQDMDDGRYIEFDVPEFSNTVLTQLNELRLQGKLCDIIVHIQGQPFRAHKAVLAASSPYFRDHSSLSTMSGLSISVIKSPEVFEQLLAFCYTGHMSLQLKDIISFLTAASFLQMQAIIDKCTQILESIHSKISIPVSVCSPEKDESEANRDRVKDSNLFVNPTQISPPYYPRQSQAGQEPRLELAGKSLTRGRQQEEGQSDRGSSDGVSEHDTPMEGEIEQVELIGKDGQVTDVHVKVEKTERPTYSDSSSAGDDGYHTELVDGEQVLAVTVGSYGPVFQSSTYSYSGLSSPYLVNLNSSSPSRSILSGFRGGRAKAKRPLAIPAGALSHIKPDDGESAVGPTGLENDVRERSLRSQWYPYNERLICIYCGKTFNQKGSLDRHMRLHMGITPFVCKFCGKKYTRKDQLEYHIRGHTDNKPFPCQICGKCFPFQGTLNQHLRKKHMGASESSSLVDFADRTEEGSDQKDQEEASEGMLAFETQYAEEAPADDMEESSKCSPEEAQASRCNF, from the exons ATGTCTAACTGGAACACG GTGGCCGACAAGCTGGAAAAATATATCCAAGACATGGACGACGGCAGATACATCGAGTTTGATGTGCCGGAGTTCAGCAACACTGTTCTGACCCAGCTCAATGAGCTGCGCTTGCAGGGGAAGCTATGTGACATCATCGTTCACATTCAGGGCCAGCCCTTTCGTGCCCACAAGGCGGTGCTGGCAGCAAGTTCACCCTACTTTCGTGACCACTCCTCCCTCAGCACGATGAGTGGGCTTTCAATCTCTGTCATCAAAAGCCCAGAGGTGTTTGAGCAACTCCTAGCATTCTGCTATACAGGTCACATGTCTTTACAGCTCAAAGATATAATCAGCTTCCTCACTGCTGCCAGCTTCCTGCAGATGCAAGCCATTATTGACAAATGCACCCAAATTCTTGAGAGCATCCACTCCAAAATCAGCATTCCAGTCAGTGTCTGCAGCCCAGAGAAGGATGAGTCAGAGGCCAACCGTGATCGAGTCAAGGACAGCAACCTCTTCGTGAACCCTACCCAGATCTCCCCCCCTTATTATCCCCGGCAGAGTCAAGCGGGACAAGAACCACGTTTGGAACTGGCTGGAAAGAGCCTCACCCGCGGGCGACAACAAGAGGAAGGCCAGTCGGACAGAGGCAGCAGCGATGGCGTATCAGAGCATGACACCCCCATGGAAGGAGAAATTGAGCAAGTGGAACTGATCGGCAAAGATGGACAAGTAACTGACGTGCATGTGAAGGTAGAGAAGACGGAGAGGCCCACCTATTCTGATAGTTCCTCGGCTGGCGATGATGGCTACCACACAGAGCTCGTGGATGGCGAGCAGGTTTTGGCGGTGACTGTGGGTTCTTACGGTCCGGTCTTCCAGTCTTCTACGTATTCCTACTCAGGGCTTTCATCTCCCTACTTGGTCAATTTAAACAGCTCCAGTCCGTCACGCTCCATACTCAGCGGGTTCCGAGGTGGAAGAGCTAAGGCGAAGCGCCCCCTCGCCATTCCCGCGGGGGCTCTGAGTCACATCAAGCCAGATGACGGCGAATCAGCCGTGGGACCCACAGGGTTGGAGAACGATGTGCGAGAGCGTAGTCTACGAAGCCAGTGGTACCCTTACAATGAAAGACTTATTTGCATCTACTGTGGTAAGACCTTCAATCAGAAAGGGAGTTTAGACCGCCACATGCGCCTGCACATGGGAATTACCCCGTTTGTCTGTAAGTTTTGCGGCAAGAAGTACACCAGGAAAGACCAGCTGGAATATCACATCCGTGGCCACACAGACAACAAGCCCTTTCCCTGTCAGATCTGTGGGAAGTGCTTCCCGTTTCAGGGCACCCTAAACCAGCACCTGAGGAAGAAGCACATGGGCGCGTCGGAGAGCAGCAGTCTCGTTGACTTTGCGGATAGGACGGAGGAAGGATCGGATCAGAAGGACCAAGAGGAGGCGTCTGAGGGGATGTTGGCCTTCGAGACGCAGTACGCAGAGGAGGCGCCAGCTGACGACATGGAGGAGAGTTCAAAATGCAGTCCAGAAGAAGCTCAAGCGTCCAGATGTAATTTTTAG